The region GAAGTTGGTGTCACCGTTCCATCTCGGCACGATGTGCAGATGGATATGCTCTTCTATTCCGGCTCCAGCCACTTTGCCCATGTTTATTCCGATATTAAAGCCATCAGGAGACATGACTTCTTTTATAACTCTGATACAGGTCTGAGCGAGCACCATCATATCTGATAGCTCCTCCTGACTCAGGTCTTCAAGATCGCCAACATGTCTGAAGGGAGCCACCATCACATGTCCCGGGTTGTAGGGATAGTTGTTCATTATGACAAAATTTTTCTCTCCCCTGAATACAATCAACCTATCCTCATCCCTGTTTTCTCTTGGAAAATCACAGAAAATACAGCCTTCGTATTTTGGAGCCTGGATGTATCTTATTCTCCACGGAGCAAACAGCCTATCCATACTGCCAGTAATGTTGTCCTGAGTATAAAGTTTGCTGATTTTCCCCAATGGAGCGTTGAAGGAATATCGAATTAGTGATGTGATTGATTACATCTTTCGTTGGTTGAACTGGGTTCAATCCCCTCCCTAAACAACCCAAAAATTTATATAATGGAATTACTTAATTTATACTCGAAAAAAGCTAAGGAGGTGTTTTGATGGAACTGCCACTTGCTCCAGTTGAGAGGATTATTAGGCAGGCTGGTGCGCAGAGAGTTAGTGAGGATGCAAAGAAAGCACTGGCGGAGGCAATAGAGGACTACGCTCTTCAGGTTGCTAAGAAGGCTGTAGAACTTGCCAAGCATTCTGGCAGGAAGACAGTCAAGATCGAGGATATCAAGCTCGCAACAAGCCAGCTCTGATTCTCTCTATTTTTTACTTCATGCTTTTGACATCAGGTCTTCTATCAGTTTTATGTGCATCTCTTCCCACTGTATGAGCTTTCTGAGCGTATCTTTCACGAACTCTACGGTCTCCTCTCCGAGTTCCTGCGATATCTGGGAGAAGTCCTGATCAAGCAGGTTTCGGTAGTAGTTTCTTGCCCACCTCTCCCATTTGAGTATCTCGTTTAACTGCTGGGTTGTAAAATCTTCCGTAAAATCGAACTTTTTTACTCCGATCGTTCTGATGGAATATTCCTTGAAATCTTCAATGCTGAAGCTCAATCTCTCGATTACATTTTCAATCATCATCTTGTGGATCTCGTTGTCTTTTATCAGGTTGAAAAATGGCTTGGATATGTTCTCGTCCCCCAGCTGAAGCATGGTCTCGGAAATGGCCTCGCATTCCGTGTGTTCTGCCACATATGCCCTTGCGAGCAATCTTGCAAGAATCTTGCTGTTCATATTGATGACTAACTGGGTCATCCAACAGTAATTTTGACAAATTCAATATAAATTATTTTTGGAATATGAACCTGCAATACGTGTCTCAATTTCGCAATCTTACTGGCGATATCATTCTTTTTTATGAAACTCAATTCCATTGGTCGCGCAGCACTAACGGAAATACTGGTTTTGGTGAACTGGTGGTAATGTGGGCCTCTACTCAACCAGATGGTGGAGTGTCCCTCGGAATCACTCACTTTGACCTTTGATAAATTTTTTAAAACCTCATGCACCGATGTCCAAAGTATGCCATTTGGTAGCTATTGGCAACGTGAGGAAATTATGCCCCTGAATCAGCTTGAGGAGCTTCGGGTGAAAAGGCTGAGATGGGTTGTCAGGCGGGCTTACGATAATGTTCCCTTTTACAGGAAAAAGATGAGAGAAATGGGCATCACTCCTCATGACATCAGGAGGATAGATGATGTGGTTAAGCTCCCTTTCACGACGAAAGATGATTTGAGGGCGAATTATCCATTTGGCCTGGTGGCCGTCGATAAGTCCGAGCTTGTTCGAATTCACATGTCTTCGGGCACCTCGGGGAAGCCCAAAGTTGTTGCCTACACTGAGAGGGACCTTGAAAACTGGATAAACATGGTTGCCAGATGTCTTTACATGATTGGGGTGAGGAAGGAAGATGTGTTCCAGAATCTTGTCAGCTACACATTATTTACTGGAGGACTGGGTTTTCACTACGCCGCCGAAAGAATCGGAGCAATGGTGGTTCCTACAGGCACCGGCAACACTGAGAAACAGCTTCAGTACATGGTGGATTTCGGCACCACGGCCATCCATGCGACCCCGAGCTATGCCCTCAGAATAAAGGAGGTTGCGGAGGAAAAGGGCATAGACACTCAGAACCTCCCCCTTCGTATCGGATGTTTTGGGGCAGAGCCCTGGAGCGATAATACGAGGAAGAGGCTTGAAGAAGCGTTTGATTTGAAGGCCTTCGACAGTTATGGCTTAAGTGAGATGAATGGCCCGGGGGTTGCCTTCGAGTGCGAGGAGCAGAATGGACTGCACATCTGGCATGATCACTACCTGGTTGAAATTGTTGATCCTGAAACGGGAGAACAGCTCGGAGAAGGTGAGAAGGGTGAGCTTGTTTTAACTCCGCTGACGAAGGAAGCAATGCCTCTGCTGAGGTACAGGACGGGAGATATCACCTACCTGATGGGGTTTGACAGGTGTTCTTGCGGCAGAACTCATCCCAAGATTCACAGGATAATTGGCAGAGCGGATGACATGATTGTGGTGAGGGGGATAAACGTCTATCCGAGCCAGATAGAACATGTTCTGATGAATCTGCCTGAGGTTGGAGATCATTTTCAGGTTGTGATAACAAGAAATGGCAGCCTTGATGAAATTACTGTCAGAGTGGAGATGAGAGATGAAATCTTTACTGGTGAGCTGAGGGACTTCAGCAGGATCAGGAATAACGTCATGCGGGCATTGCAGAAGGAACTCAACATAAGGGTGAACGTTGACCTTGTTGAGAAGGGCACCCTCGAAAGATTTGAAGGAAAAGCAAAAAGGGTTCTTGATTTGAGAAAAGAATTGTAGGGTTTTTACTCTTCTTTCTCTTCTCCTTCGGCTTCAGATTTCTCTTCTGTTTCTGCGCTACCCTGTTTATCCTTCTCCTCTTCCGGTTTTTCAAAGACCTCCATGAACACGACTTCCTTAACACCCTCTATGTGCTTGAAGATCTGGTCCACAACCGTGTATTTGCCCAGCAGGAAGTACTGGTTGAATGAGGCGTCTTTGGGAACCTCGACAATAACCTTTCCATCCTCAATTTTTGGCTCAAGCTCTCTTCCGGTGTAGATCAGGAAAAGGTACTTTATCTTTTCTTCAGGCTTTTCTATAATCTCTTCAATTTCGTATTCGAATATGATTTTCTTTCCTGCGAGCGGATGATTGAAATCGACAATGGCTCTCCTTCCAATGACCTTCTCGACGGTACCAACCTTTTCTCCAACCTGGACTCTCTGGCCCGGAACAGGCCTTTCCTTGAATTTCGTTATTGAAATCACTTCCTTGTTATCCGGGTTGTATTCCCCGAATGCTTTTTCCGGAGGAACCTCCACGCTTCCCTTGTAGCCTGCCTCCTTTCCTTCAAGGTCCTCATCGAGACCCCTGAGCACATGCCCCTCTCCAACCACAACAACAATGCTGCCGTATCTTGCTCCCTCTTCATAGACTCCGTGCTCTTTCGCCACGCTTTCATCTGTGGAGTCTATCACGGTTCCATCCTCAAGCTTTGCGGTATAGCTTACCCTGACAAAGTCTCCCTTTTTGATCATCGTTACCACCTGAGACCCACTCAAATACTGGATTTAAAAAAGTATGGTTAAGGTTATAAGTTTGCCATCAAACGGGCGTTATGGAAGTTGAGATTAAATTCAGAATCCCGGATCCCGAAAAAATCGAGAGGGTTTTGAGGGACAGGGCTGAGTTTGTAATAGAAAAGATTGAGCACGATTATTATTTCAATCACCCATGCAGGGATTTTCGCGAAACTGATGAGGCTCTCAGAGTCAGGAAGGATGTTGAGGGTGTAACGCTGACCTACAAGGGCAAAAAAATTGACAGTGAGACGAAAACGAGGGAGGAGTTTAAGGTGAAGCTGGATAACTTCGAAGCAGCAAGGAAAATACTTGAAAAACTGGGTTTCAGAAAGGCAGGTGAAGTGGTAAAGAGAAGGAAAATCTACCGGGATGGGGACGTTATAATCTGTCTCGACCATCTTGATGGTATCGGGAGCTTTGTTGAGCTTGAGATTGAGAGCGACGATGTCGAGGAGGCAAAAAGGAGGGTTTTCAGATATGCCGAAATGCTTGGGCTTGGTGGAGAGAAAAGCATAAGAAAGTCATACCTTGAGATGGTTCTGGATGTGGCTGATAGTAACTGAGAAGGACAACACCGCCAGAAGGATAGCCGGAATTCTCTTCGGCAGGGTTAAGGTAAGGAAGATAGACGGAGTTAACGTCTATTTCTCACAGGATGAAAAAAATGCGGTTGTTGGGTTGAAGGGGCACATAGTTGAGCTTGATTATCCAAAGGAATACAACAACTGGAGCAAGGTCCCGTTAAAATCGTTGCTTAAGGCAGATCTGGTAAAAAAGGTGAAGGCGAGAAATATTGCGAAAGCCCTGTCTCAGCTTGCACAGAAAGCAGAAAGGGTCACCATCGCAACGGATTACGACAGGGAAGGTGAGCTGATTGGAGTCGAGGCTCTGGAGATAATAAAGAAAGCAAATCCGTCAGTTAAAGCCGATAGAGCGAAATACTCTGCCATCACCCCCCAGGAGATAAAGAAGGCGTTTTCCAGCACGACAAAGATAAACTTCAATCTTGCCAAGGCGGCAGAGACGAGACAGATTGTGGATCTTATGTGGGGTGCGCTGCTCACGAGACTGCTTTCCCTTTCATCCGGAAGGCTTGGTAAGGATTTTCTGAGCGTTGGAAGGGTGCAGTCTCCAACACTCAGGTTTATAGTCGAAAGGGAGAGGGAGATCCAGCAATTTAAGCCAACTCCATACTGGGAAATTTTTGCAGAGTTCGAAAACGGGGAAAAGTTTTCTGCTAAACACGTTAAAAGATTTCTGAAGAAAGAAGAAGCAGAAGAGGCTTTTTCGAGGATTGGTGATAGAGCCGTCGTAAAGAAGTACGTCGAAAAGGATGTTTCTGAAAGGAGGCCGATACCGTTCAACACAACCGAGTTTCTGAGAGAAGCGGGCAAGTTCATGGCTCCTGACAAGGCAATGAGCATAGCTGAAAACCTTTACATGAACGGTTACATATCCTACCCCAGAACGGACAATACTGTCTACCCACCATCACTAAATCTGAAAGCGATCGTGAGCAAATTCTTAAATTCTGAATTTAAGGCTGAGGCGGAAATCGCTTTATCGCACATGAAACCGTCAAGAGGTAAGAAAGAAACCAAGGATCATCCTCCAATTCATCCTGTCGAGGTGGCGAGCAGAAAAGACCTTTCCAAAGATGAGTGGAGAATTTACGAGCTTGTTGTGAGGAGGTTTCTTGCCACCTTAGCTCCTGATGCGGTATGGGCTGTGAGGCAGGCGGAAATCGACGCCAGTGGCGAGATTTTCAAGGCAACCGGCAAACAGCTTGTAAATCCAGGGTGGAGGGCAATATATGTTTACTACAAAGCTGAGGAGAGCTTTTTGCCCGGATTGCACGAGGGTCAGACCCTGAAGGTGCTTTCAAAGAAAATCGAGGAAAAGAAGACAAAACCGCCCGGCAGATACACAATGAGCTCGATTATAAAGCTCATGGAAAAGTACAATCTCGGGACAAAATCCACAAGGCACGAAATTTTGAGAAAGCTCTATTCAAGAGGGTATATCAGGGGCAACCCTCTGAAACCGACTGAAGTAGCTTTTGCTGTCATCGATGCACTCAAAAAGGAGGCCGAGGTTATAACTCTACCCGATATGACCGCAAAGCTTGAGGAGGATATGGACAGGATTGAAGAGGGGAAGCAGGATCAGAAGGCCGTTGTCAATGAGAGCGCAAAGTTCCTCGAAGAAGTCCTGGAAAATGTCAATGAAGAGGAGCTTGGGAAGACTATACGTGAGGGTGTTAGAAAGGACAGGGTTGTCGGAAAATGCCCTGAGTGCGGTAATGACCTTGAGATAAGGAAGGCGAGAGGTAGGTTCATTGGATGCACGTCCTACCCAGAATGCAGGTTCACCCTGCCTTTACCGCAGAAAGGAAGGCTGGAGGTTACTGCCAGAAAATGCGATAAGCATGACATGTCCATTCTCAGGATCAGACCTTCGAAGGGCAAATCATGGACGTTCTGCCCCTATTGCAGTTATATCGAATGGAAGGGTAGAGATGGCCAGAGTCAGGGGTAATGATGGTGTTTTCATCGACCCCTCAGGAGAGGAATAGATTTTAAAATCCGAACGAGAAACTCAAAGCGATGACTCCCGTCGTGGGAACAGAGGGGACACACATCATAGTGGAGGCTTCAGGGTGCAGTCCGGACGTTCTCTCGGATCCAAAGAAGATAGAGAGGATTTTCAAGGATGCTGCAAAGCACGCAAAAATGACTGTGAAGGCATCACATTTTTTCAAGTTCATGCCTGCAGGCGTGTCAGGGGCGGTTATAATTGCCGAATCCCACATCTCTATTCATACCTGGCCTGAGCTCGGGTATGCGGCTATAGACGTCTACACATGTGGTGAATCCAATCCTGAGGAGGCTGTCGACTTCATTCTCGAAAGGATAGGGGCAAAGCATGCCCACGTTTCCGAGGTCAGGAGGGGTATCAGGGAGGAAGAAGGCACCTACACGCACACGATTCTTACATGGGAAGAGGAGTTCTGAGGAATTGTTTATCTTTCCGAAAGCACCCGATGGCAGAAAAGAATAGGTATGGGTATGTAACTGTGACAGGTGTGATCAATCATTTATGCAGATCATGTGCCCCATCTTTTCCTTCTTGGTTTTCAGGTAAACGTAGTTCTCTTCATGCGGTTCAATCTCTATAGGCTCTCTCACGACCTCAAATCCGTAGGCCTTAAGCTCCTCTATTTTTTCCGGATTGTTGGTCATGAGTCTCACTTTTTTCACTCCGAGGTCAAGCAAGATCTGCGCTGCTATCCCGTAACTTCTCATGTCTGATGGGAATCCAAGCTCGAGGTTTGCCTCGACCGTATCCTTACCCTCTTCTTGAAGCCTGTATGCCATCAGCTTGTTCAGCAGGCCAATTCCTCTGCCCTCATGCCCTCTCATGTATATCAGAACACCTCTGTTTTCGAAATCAATCTTTTTCAGTGCCTTTTCAAGCTGTTCTCCACAATCGCACCTCAGGGAGTGGAAAATGTCGCCGGTGAGACACTCAGAGTGAATTCTGACAGGGACCTCTCTGAGCTCCTCCCCTCTCACGAGCGCCACGATTTCTCCGAGGGGCGTCTCATACCCCACCGCTCTGAATGTGCCGTAAAATTTGGTTGGAAGTGTTGCCTCAACAACCCGTCTGACGAGTTTTTCGCCCTTCAGTCTTTTATCGATTATTTCCTGTATTGATGTAAACTCGAAACCTTTCTCGTCGGCAAAGTTTTTAGCAAAGTCTGGGTCTGCATAGCCACCATTTTCGTCCATGAGGTAGCCATACACCGCCGTTAGCTTCAGATTTTTCAGTCTTGAAACGTCAATGCTGGCTTCGCCAAAAAAGGGTCTTTCGAGGACCCCGTTCTCCTTAACTTCTTCAACGAAAATATTCCCAGGATAGACTATTTCATCCTGCTTTACGTTACCTTCTGCAAGTTTTCGGATGAATTCGGCTTTTTTCCCCGCCTCCCCGTTGTCTCTGTAATCCACGGGTATGTACCTTCCGTTATAGAATCTGTACCTGTTAAGTCCGAGAGAAACGATATTTTTCCAGGGCATTGCGAGAATTATCCTGTCACAGTTTTTCATGAGGAGATTTATTGATCGTGGGTCGACAAATTCTGCAGGAAAACTTACAATAGCCTTTTTCCCGTCATGAATTACAGTGCCAATGCTGTCCATGTTCAGCGGGGGCACTCTGGGTATATAATTTTTGAGAAGTTTCTCATTTGCTTTCATCATGTTCTTTCTTCATTTCCTCCATTTTGAGCATCTCTTCATATTCTCCTTCGGTCATTTCCATTACGTAGCTACCTATGTATCCGCAATTCTTGCAGTAGTACTTTCCAGAAACTCCACCTGTGTCAAGCTCCACGTCCGTGGAGTTGCACACCGGACAGACTAAAACCTTCCTTGTCATGCTGAAACCTTTGGCGTCGAGTCTATAAATAGATATTCTTTCTTCACCTTGCAGTTCGTGAGATTTTTCAGGAAAAATTATAAACTTCCGCTGCAAGGCTCACACGGGTGGTAGCTTGAGGAAGGTGCTTATCGTATTGCTGATTTTGGGAGTTATGCTCGCTGGTTGCGCACAGCAGGAGGAGAAGGTTGCAACGCCAACGCCCGCGCCTGAAAAAGCAGCCAAGCAGAAGGTTGAGTTGAATCTCGTGAACCCGGGGAAGCTGGCTGTTGGTAGCGACGTTGCATACCCTCCATTCGAATACACCAACCAGACGACGGGCAAGTACGAGGGCTTTGATATGGATCTGGCAAAGGAAATTGCGAAGAGGCTTGGGCTTGAGCTGGAGGTCGTGAACACTGCATGGGACGGAATAATACCCGGACTGCTGGCCCACAAGTATGACGTGATAATGTCTGCAATGACGATCACCGAGGAGAGGGCCAAGCAGGTGTCGTTCAGCGATCCATACTTCGAGGCGAAGCAGGTCATACTCGCCAAGAAAGGCTCCGGAATTAGGGGTGTCAGCGATCTGGCAGGCAAGAAGGTTGGAGTGCAGCTTGGCACGACAGGGGACTTTGCCGCCCAGAAGCTCATCGAGAACGGAATAAAGTTCGAGTTGATCAAGTTTGAGGACACACCCTCAGCCTTAATGGCCATCGAGAAAGGAGACATAGACGCGGCAATAATTGACAATTTCGTCGCCTACCTCGCGCAGAAGAACAACCCTGACGTATTCGAGATCATAGAGGACAAGACTTTTGAGCCCGAGTACTATGGAATTGCCGTGAACAAGGACAATCCAGCTCTCCTCGAGGCCATAAACAAGGTCTTGAAGGAGATGAAGGAGGACGGAACCTACGACAAGATCTACAGGAAGTGGTTTGGAGAGTAAAAGGGTAAGGTTTAAAATCTCCCAATTTTTTTGTGCCCATGGTAGGGATAAACCAGTTCGATCCCGAGCTGTTCATGAACATCCTCCCCGACCTCGCCTTCGGGGCATTCATGACTCTCAAGCTCACCACGGTCTCAACGTTCTTCGGCCTGATAATTGGGTCCATTGCGGGCCTGGCGAGGGTGTCCCACAATCCCGTTTTCCACTACCTCTCAACGTTTTACGTGGAGGTCATCAGGGGCACCCCCCTCCTCGTTCAGATCCTCATCGTCTACTTCGGCCTTCCGGCTATAGGGGTAAACCTTTCCCCTGAACCTGCGGGCATAATAGCGCTCAGCATAAACAGCGGGGCATACATCGCCGAGATAGTGAGGGCAGGAATAGAATCAGTTCCTCACGGTCAGATGGAGGCTGCGAGATCCCTCGGCATGACGTACCTTCAGGCCATGAGGTACGTGATCTTCCCGCAGGCATTCAGGAACATAATGCCCGCTCTGGGCAATGAATTCATAGCTCTGCTCAAGGACTCCTCGCTTCTGTCGGTCATATCCATAGTCGAGCTCACCAGAGTGGGCAGGCAGATCGTCTCAACGACATTCAACGCGTGGACACCATTCATTGGCGTTGCACTGTTCTACCTGTTGATGACAATTCCGCTGAGCAGGCTGGTCAACTACTACCAAAGGAGGATTGGTAAGTATGCTGTTAAGGGTTGAGAACCTTCACAAAAAATTTGGAGACCTCCACGTGCTGAAAGGAGTAAACCTCAAGGTGGAGAAAGGAGAGGTAGTGGTCTTAATCGGCCCGTCTGGCAGCGGGAAAAGCACCCTGCTGAGGTGCATAAATCGGCTGGAGGAGCCAACCTCGGGCAGAATCTTTCTGGACGATGAGGAGATAACTTCAGATAGGGTGGACATAAACAGGATAAGACAGAGGATAGGGATGGTCTTTCAGCAGTTCAACCTCTTTCCACATCTCACTGCCATAGAGAACATAACCCTCGCTCCAATAAAAGTGAAGAGGATGGACAAGGAAGAGGCGTACCGAATCGGCATGAGGCTTCTGGAGAAAGTTGGATTAAGAGATAAGGCCAACTACTACCCCCACCAGCTCTCGGGAGGTCAGCAGCAGAGGGTTGCGATTGCAAGGGCTCTGGCAATGAACCCCGAGGTGATGCTTTTTGATGAGGTCACCTCAGCCCTCGATCCTGAACTTGTGAAGGAGGTGCTCGAGGTCATGAGGGAGCTTGCGAGGGAGGGCATGACAATGCTGGTTGTGACGCACGAGATGGGCTTCGCGAGGGAGGTTGGTGACAGAGTGATCTTCATGGATCACGGAGTAATAGTGGAGGAGGGGGCTCCGGAGGAGATATTTTCAAACCCGAGGGAGGAGAGAACGAGGCGCTTTCTCAGAATGATTCTCTGAGCTTTCCTGCCCTCTCAACCCATTCCGCGAACCTGTTCACAGTCATTTCGAGGCTTCTAATTCCCTCCTCATCGCTCCTCACACCCTCGAGTGTGTCCCTGCTCCAGAACGCTGCGCCGAGATTCGCTCCAAAGTTCCCTCCGCTGACAGGGATCATGCGATTCATTATGAAGAACGCGTTTATCTCGAGCAGGGTCAGGTCCTGACCTCCATTCCTGTCCCCCCCAACCGCAATCCCCATCCCCGGCTTTCCTGCAAGTGCTTTCGGGTTTCTGAACAGCAGCGCTCTCGTCCTCTCCATCATAGCCTTCAGGTGAGCAGACACTCCACCGTTGTGCACCGGGGTGGCGAGGATCACACCCTTCGAAGCCTCGAGTAGCTCGTAGAGCTCCGCCATGTCATCCTCATGCACGCACCTCTTCGATTTTCTGCAAAAATCGCAGTGCCTGCAGAACTCTATCTTACTGTCATGGGCTGAGAATAGAGTGGTCTCGACCCCGCGCTTCTCGAGCATCTTCAACGCGAGCGAGAGGACATGGTGTGTTGTTTTCTTCCTGGGACTTCCACATATTCCCAGTATCATTGCCTTACTTTTCCCGGCTTCTTAGTTAAATCTTTGGATTAACTGAGGTATCCGAGCCTGATGAGCATCTGTCTGAAATCTGAAATGAATTCCTTTATCATCTCTTCATTTACATGTGGCATTATGACCATCCTGATAGCTTCAGGCTCCCTGATGGTGGATATCACCCATCTTCTCCTGTACAGCTCGTCCTTCAGCCTGCTGGCATCACGTGCGTGGAATGAAACGACGTTCATAACCGGCTCGACCACAGGCTCAAATCCGAGGGTTTTCATTTCCTCTACGAGCGTTCTGGTGTTTCTGAGACACTCCCTCACGATCCCTTTCATCCCATCGTATCCAAGATGTTTCAGCACCGCGTAGGTTGAGGCGACACCTGTTCCGGGTCGCGTTCCTGTTAGGGTGTACTGGAATCTGGTTGTGAGGTAGGGCGTTTCAACTTCGAGGGCCTTGAGGAAGGTCTCGTCTCTGAAAAGTATTCCCCCAGCGGGAATCGTGGCCATGCCCATTTTGTGGGGATCGACGGTTATCGAGCTTACAGCTCTTACTTCGAAATCAAACGGGACTTTCTCATCCAGAAATGGTAGAACGAGTCCGCCAAAAGCTGCATCGATGTGCAGAAAAACATTCTGGTCTTCCGCAATTTTTCCCAGCTCTTTAATATCGTCCACCTGCCCAAGCTCTGTGGTTCCGGCTATGCCCACGAGCGCCACGGTATTGTCGTCCACGAGCTTTTCAACTTCCGACACATCCACGCAGTAGTTTTCGTCCAGTTTTGCTCTCCTTATCTCCACTCCGAGGATGTCGCCTATTTTTTCGAATGAAAAGTGGGCAGATTTTGGGATGACTATGTTTGGTTTATCCACTTTTTTCAGGTTTCTTGCAGCTCTGATTCCCTGAATGTTCGCTTCAGTCCCTCCGGATGATATGTATCCGGCAGCATTTTTGTTGCCCAGCAGTCTGCCGAGCATTGAGATGACCTTTTTTTCAAGCTCCATGGTTCCGACGAATATTCCCGGGTCTCCGAGGTTTGTTTCAATAAATAAACTGTGAGCTTCAGCTGCAACAGGATGCGGGACAGTACACATTGAGCTGAGAACTCTCGAGTAGGGAATATCCCTGCCTCTGACAGCTTTGAGTTCCTCAATCACATCCATGTCAGGCGTTTGGGAACAACTATTTAAATAACTAATCCATTTCTGATGTGAATGTTGCAATTCTCGTCGGGGGGAGGGGGAGGAGGCTTGGCGGTGCTGAAAAGTCTCAGATAAGAATTTGCGGAAAAAAGATTATTGAAAGGCTTATCGAGGAATTTGCCGAATTTGAAACCGTTATTGTTTGCAGAGATGAAGGTCAAAAGCGGCTTTTTGAGGGACATCGCTGTGTTGTAGATTCTGTGAGGAATTTTGGCCCTCTTGCAGGGATACATTCGGCTTTGAGCTACTTCAGTAGCAGGACAGCTGTTGTTGCGTGCGACATGCCCTTTGTTAAGGCAAAAGTTTTGGAAAAACTGTATGCTGAGGCTGAAAAATGTGATGCGGATGCGCTGCTACCGGTATGGAGTGACGGAAGACTTGAGCCTTTGCTGGCAGTTTATTCTCCGAAAATTCTTCTCGAAATTGAGAGAAGCTTCGAAAAAAACGAGAGGAAGATACTCGCTCCAGTGTTCCGGAGCAATAATGTTGCTCTTTATGACATTGAATGTTTACGAAAAATTGATAAAAATCTGTTATCTTTCTTTAATGTAAATACCCGTGAAGACGTGGAGCGAGCTGAAAAACTATGCTTGTCGATAGATTTGGGAGGAAAATCACAAATCTGAGGATTTCTGTAACATCAAGGTGCAACCTGAACTGTTTTTACTGTCACAGGGAAGGCTATCTTAGTGGAGATGAGCTTTCTCCAGATGAGATAGCTGAAATTGCAGAAGCTTTCAGAGAACTGGGGGTCAGGAAAGTCAAGATCACAGGGGGAGAACCCCTCGTGAGGAAGGATATCGTAGAAATCGTGGAAAAGCTCCCGAAATTTGATGAAATCTCGATGACAACCAACGGACAGCTTTTGAGCAGGTATGCGTGTGATTTGAAACGTGCCGGACTGGACAGAGTCAACGTGAGTCTTGACACCCTTGATGCGAAAAAGTATCGGGCAATGACGAGGGGTGGGAAGATTGAAAGGGTCATCGAGGGGATAGAGGCAGCAATTAACGCTGGTTTGACTCCCGTAAAGCTCAACATGGTTCTGATTTCTGGACTGAACCTTGATGAAATTGATGAAATGATCAAATTCGCCAGAAAGTTCAGAGGAAAACTTATTCTGCAGTTCATAGAACTTGTCAATCTTAATTACAATGGCGA is a window of Geoglobus acetivorans DNA encoding:
- a CDS encoding TFIIB-type zinc ribbon-containing protein, which gives rise to MTRKVLVCPVCNSTDVELDTGGVSGKYYCKNCGYIGSYVMEMTEGEYEEMLKMEEMKKEHDESK
- a CDS encoding basic amino acid ABC transporter substrate-binding protein — protein: MLIVLLILGVMLAGCAQQEEKVATPTPAPEKAAKQKVELNLVNPGKLAVGSDVAYPPFEYTNQTTGKYEGFDMDLAKEIAKRLGLELEVVNTAWDGIIPGLLAHKYDVIMSAMTITEERAKQVSFSDPYFEAKQVILAKKGSGIRGVSDLAGKKVGVQLGTTGDFAAQKLIENGIKFELIKFEDTPSALMAIEKGDIDAAIIDNFVAYLAQKNNPDVFEIIEDKTFEPEYYGIAVNKDNPALLEAINKVLKEMKEDGTYDKIYRKWFGE
- a CDS encoding ABC transporter permease subunit translates to MVGINQFDPELFMNILPDLAFGAFMTLKLTTVSTFFGLIIGSIAGLARVSHNPVFHYLSTFYVEVIRGTPLLVQILIVYFGLPAIGVNLSPEPAGIIALSINSGAYIAEIVRAGIESVPHGQMEAARSLGMTYLQAMRYVIFPQAFRNIMPALGNEFIALLKDSSLLSVISIVELTRVGRQIVSTTFNAWTPFIGVALFYLLMTIPLSRLVNYYQRRIGKYAVKG
- a CDS encoding amino acid ABC transporter ATP-binding protein, with protein sequence MLLRVENLHKKFGDLHVLKGVNLKVEKGEVVVLIGPSGSGKSTLLRCINRLEEPTSGRIFLDDEEITSDRVDINRIRQRIGMVFQQFNLFPHLTAIENITLAPIKVKRMDKEEAYRIGMRLLEKVGLRDKANYYPHQLSGGQQQRVAIARALAMNPEVMLFDEVTSALDPELVKEVLEVMRELAREGMTMLVVTHEMGFAREVGDRVIFMDHGVIVEEGAPEEIFSNPREERTRRFLRMIL
- a CDS encoding NAD(P)H-dependent oxidoreductase, with translation MILGICGSPRKKTTHHVLSLALKMLEKRGVETTLFSAHDSKIEFCRHCDFCRKSKRCVHEDDMAELYELLEASKGVILATPVHNGGVSAHLKAMMERTRALLFRNPKALAGKPGMGIAVGGDRNGGQDLTLLEINAFFIMNRMIPVSGGNFGANLGAAFWSRDTLEGVRSDEEGIRSLEMTVNRFAEWVERAGKLRESF
- the mfnA gene encoding tyrosine decarboxylase MfnA; the encoded protein is MDVIEELKAVRGRDIPYSRVLSSMCTVPHPVAAEAHSLFIETNLGDPGIFVGTMELEKKVISMLGRLLGNKNAAGYISSGGTEANIQGIRAARNLKKVDKPNIVIPKSAHFSFEKIGDILGVEIRRAKLDENYCVDVSEVEKLVDDNTVALVGIAGTTELGQVDDIKELGKIAEDQNVFLHIDAAFGGLVLPFLDEKVPFDFEVRAVSSITVDPHKMGMATIPAGGILFRDETFLKALEVETPYLTTRFQYTLTGTRPGTGVASTYAVLKHLGYDGMKGIVRECLRNTRTLVEEMKTLGFEPVVEPVMNVVSFHARDASRLKDELYRRRWVISTIREPEAIRMVIMPHVNEEMIKEFISDFRQMLIRLGYLS
- the mobA gene encoding NTP transferase domain-containing protein, producing the protein MNVAILVGGRGRRLGGAEKSQIRICGKKIIERLIEEFAEFETVIVCRDEGQKRLFEGHRCVVDSVRNFGPLAGIHSALSYFSSRTAVVACDMPFVKAKVLEKLYAEAEKCDADALLPVWSDGRLEPLLAVYSPKILLEIERSFEKNERKILAPVFRSNNVALYDIECLRKIDKNLLSFFNVNTREDVERAEKLCLSIDLGGKSQI
- the moaA gene encoding GTP 3',8-cyclase MoaA; the encoded protein is MLVDRFGRKITNLRISVTSRCNLNCFYCHREGYLSGDELSPDEIAEIAEAFRELGVRKVKITGGEPLVRKDIVEIVEKLPKFDEISMTTNGQLLSRYACDLKRAGLDRVNVSLDTLDAKKYRAMTRGGKIERVIEGIEAAINAGLTPVKLNMVLISGLNLDEIDEMIKFARKFRGKLILQFIELVNLNYNGEGYFDVFRLKERFESSAREIRIRGMQKRRQYIFEDYAVELVKPVDNSEFCHSCNRIRVTADGKIKPCLMRNDNLVDVRGLSGERLLNVIREAILLREPYYRGD